The DNA window GGCCACGTCGGGCGCGGTCAGCAGCGGCTCCGGCAACCACGAGCCGACGTAGGTCTCCTTGCGGCGGCCGAGCGCGCGCAGCCGGGTCAGTGCCTGGCGGGTGGTGACCCGGACCAGGTACGCGCGCTGGTTCTCCACGGTGTCGAGGTCGACGCCCACCCATTTGAGCCAGGTTTCCTGCAGCACGTCCTCCGCGTCGGCGGCCGAACCGAGCATCTCGTAGGCGACCGTGAACAGCAGGTTGCGGTGCGCGACGAACGCGTCGGTGGCGGGGCTGCTCATGCGTGGGCTCCTGTTCGCTTTCGGCGGGCGTCCCCACCAGACGCCGGTTCCCGCCATTCTGTGACACCGGAGCGGTGTGGCGCACGACACGCGGCCTCGGTGTCACAGGAACCGGGTCTCCCGGCATCTGGTGGTCGTTCGGAACACCACGAGTGAGGAAAACACCATGAACGCCCGATTCGACATGTTCGGCACCGAGTTCGGCACCAAGTTCAGCAAGCGGTTCGCGGGCATCGCCGCGGTGCTCGCGCAGTCGTCGCTGCCGAAGTCGACCCAGGAGCTGGTGTCGTTGCGCGCCAGCCAGATCAACGGCTGCGGCTTCTGCACGGACATGCACACCAAGGACGCGGCGGCCGCGGGGGAAACCCCGGTCCGGCTCAACCTGGTGGCCACCTGGCGCGAGGCGACCGTGTTCACCGAGGCCGAGCGGGCCGCGCTGGCGTTCGCCGAGGAGGGCACCCGCGTCGCCGACGCGCACGACGGCGTGTCCGACGCGACCTGGGCCGCGGTGCGCGAGCACTACGACGACGACCAGGTCGCCGCGCTGATCGGCGTGGTCGCCCTGATCAACGCGGCCAACC is part of the Amycolatopsis sp. CA-230715 genome and encodes:
- a CDS encoding carboxymuconolactone decarboxylase family protein yields the protein MNARFDMFGTEFGTKFSKRFAGIAAVLAQSSLPKSTQELVSLRASQINGCGFCTDMHTKDAAAAGETPVRLNLVATWREATVFTEAERAALAFAEEGTRVADAHDGVSDATWAAVREHYDDDQVAALIGVVALINAANRMNVIVRTPAGSYEPGMFASVAS